Proteins encoded in a region of the Buteo buteo unplaced genomic scaffold, bButBut1.hap1.1 HAP1_SCAFFOLD_45, whole genome shotgun sequence genome:
- the LOC142027637 gene encoding maestro heat-like repeat-containing protein family member 2B, which yields MEDLGHLIETLLEAEAASACFCKVFHVLKGWLTSAKEWERERALRVCTHVLGACKERCELTRGCPYKQFGSLVGLLGSLTSDCLDTCHQRAWVCLGYLLQMQAKSMKVPQADEIRCLCEELNSPDTETFAETCTQITKAVCRCIPAAQAVDFLTAILDSLLHVMPPRARAVRKWVFIFLVECREEIVQEVPKILNTLYSYMQQSTHRPFLLRAVFLLTRFHQEPVISSLLQKSLLMDSDTVELWRSLGRSILGIQILRCLVEKLNRAGNDRLGTDPSPCEQHSCQTALETLTITRAISEVVFALRSTEELRRLLPHLLPSLLRWASEMLGGERQLLLMTSWKQLHVEKPCRIFLSAIKLVLGKCMAQKWTQLLEIWGVWARLEVPVAHPEGVRLLTSVLLNAGVVSPCLVKNLLPWLNSCSVQLRMTATAFFAEISRDRRTTGTSERGRH from the exons ATGGAAGATCTGGGCCACCTCATAGAAACCCTTCTGGAGGCTGAGGCGGcctctgcctgcttttgcaAAGTGTTCCAC gtccTGAAGGGCTGGCTCACCTCAGCCAAAGAATGGGAGCGGGAGAGAGCCCTGCGGGTTTGCACCCATGTGCTGGGCGCTTGCAAGGAGCGATGTGAGCTCACG agAGGATGTCCCTACAAGCAGTTCGGCTCCCTGGTGGGACTGCTGGGGTCTCTGACCAGCGACTGCCTGGACACGTGCCACCAGAGGGCATGGGTCTGCCTTGGCTACCTTCTCCAAATGCAAG CCAAGAGCATGAAGGTGCCGCAGGCAGATGAGATCCGGTGCCTTTGTGAGGAGCTGAACAGCCCGGACACCGAGACTTTTGCGGAGACCTGTACCCAAATAACAAAG GCTGTTTGCAGGtgcatccctgcagcacaggctgtggaCTTTCTGACTGCCATCCTGGACAGCTTGCTGCATGTCATGCCCCCACGTGCAAGAGCAGTGAGAAAGTGGGTGTTCATCTTCCTGGTGGAATGCAGAGAGGAGATAGTCCAGGAG GTGCCAAAAATCCTGAACACCCTTTACAGCTACATGCAGCAGAGCACCCACAGGCCCTTCCTGCTCCGTGCAGTGTTTCTCCTCACCCGCTTTCACCAGGAGCCTGTAATCAGCAGTCTCCTCCAGAAGAGTCTGCTCATGGACAG TGACACggtggagctgtggaggagcctggggagaagcatCCTTGGGATTCAGATCCTGAGGTGCTTAGTGGAGAAattaaacagagcaggaaacGACCGCCTGGGGACGGACCCCTCCCCTtgtgagcagcacagctgtcagACTGCTCTGGAGACTCTGACG atcaCCCGTGCCATCTCCGAGGTGGTGTTTGCCCTGAGGAGCACGGAGGAGCTCAGGCGACTgcttccccacctccttcccagcctgctcaGGTGGGCCAGTGAAAtgctgggtggggagaggcagctttTGCTCATGACCAGCTGGAAACAACTGCATGTGGAGAAGCCGTGCAG gattttcctttcagctatAAAGTTGGTGCTGGGCAAATGCATGGCGCAGAAATGGACGCAGCTGCTCGAGATTTGGGGAGTGTGGGCTCGCCTGGAAGTCCCCGTGGCTCACCCTGAGGGGGTGCGTCTCCTGACCAG TGTCCTGCTCAACGCTGGAGTCGTCTCCCCCTGTCTGGTGAAGAACCTCTTGCCGTGGCTGAATTCCTGCTCAGTTCAGCTGCGGATGACAGCTacagctttctttgctgag ATCTCTCGGGACCGCAGGACGACAGGGACCTCCGAGCGAGGCAGGCACTAG
- the LOC142027636 gene encoding maestro heat-like repeat-containing protein family member 2B, which produces MTLLALRTVLTQVGSGEVLHAICSVLEQWSKGVSTYLCSWEQCPFPRKGVAQFCEAIYPVFRYVVANWLDCKEEEDKQAVLGAVAAMLGVLLHEEQHREQTWEQLLWLLQQYQEVRDNSRLTESLSYVLEILEGVQTPMPQGTALAISTAVRRQLPDVTEEAGPAQKAVLSRCIMLQARMRPEETGMFLHSQLSGGSEAGRVAALGLLGALARADAPAVREKLPQLVEAMRSLCSDPSAQVRRAVLEFSRELLSSGSQSCWPWDVVGHIFSEFSRTSGTLVAGGLFAWENPEDGAIRALCLDIVGSLDVTLRGMTKLLWPRLLQYVVPAQYSGMLIPLSRCLRALVERRERAGCEEEEEEPDAMDSQEQGRSPSECCCWVWPGVRPARVSLRPTSPEQEPRKSKGQRQALLLGTRGSALRGPLPGAEAWLSCSQRSPGEPGLAPGRAGAAFISCWAALGSPPASAIAAQLLSALSPVWGYRRREARRLTQPFCLPTARLPAPQALLARLLVSSGALGKELFWPGVVGDPGVEMLLRPAPGAPKEEVVAAAPYPSRERAVAALQLLQALHGRIHRGLGAAWATEIPLLLQYLEGRTESSLASAEWERRVLKFLRASLEPVEDKAWTVGLSQELSQRLGSSAAGSWEELFLYKALGTVLAACQDLRHVQGQVLRFLQETNPVELSEAKGMISVVSHAAESHFHLVLGTVTMFSAAFTRDWSRQASTGWEVQRRQKMERTRTIRAALMRTYSGIALHAPKEQLLTCVDKEIMGNILRLSRDKERDLQLKLALVQSITEVSCAIQAVGDCGSFELSLKQEAMRTLLDWIKREPWDSLVYGVFQALEELSKLRPPLSGKENGNLLAVCCQSVLSHPSEEQMKKGRKSVRAAVNMEVPTGQCLPTSGSGSHLSTPWQPP; this is translated from the exons ATGACGCTGCTCGCCCTGCGCACCGTGCTGACCCAGGTGGGGAGCGGCGAGGTCCTGCATGCCATCTGCAGTG TCCTGGAGCAATGGTCGAAAGGAGTCAGTACATacctctgcagctgggagcaatgcCCCTTCCCTCGCAAGGGGGTAGCACAGTTCTGTGAAGCCATTTACCCGGTCTTCCGCTATGTGGTGGCAAATTGGCTGGactgcaaggaggaagag gACAAGCAGGCTGTCCTCGGGGCAGTGGCTGCCATGCTGGGGGTCCTTCTGCATGAGGAGCAGCACCGAGAGCAGAcctgggagcagctcctctggctcCTGCAGCAATACCAGGAGGTCCGAGACAACTCCCGGCTCACCGAG AGCCTCAGCTATGTCCTGGAGATCCTGGAGGGAGTTCAGACCCCAATGCCGCAGGGCACGGCTCTTGCCATCAGCACCGCTGTGCGCCGCCAG CTCCCTGATGTGACCGAGGAGGCTGGCCCGGCCCAGAAGGCAGTGCTGTCCCGCTGCATCATGCTGCAGG CACGAATGCGCCCCGAGGAGACAGGCATGTTTCTGCACTCCCAGCTGAGCGGTGGGAGTGAGGCCGGTCGCGTGGCAGCCCTGGGCCTGCTGGGAGCGCTGGCCCGCGCTGACG CACCTGCGGTGAGAGAGaagctgccccagctggtggAGGCCATGCGCTCCTTGTGCAGTGACCCCAGTGCCCAG GTGCGGAGGGCAGTTCTGGAgttcagcagggagctgctcagctccggatcccagagctgctggccatggGATGTGGTGGGGCACATCTTCAGCGAGTTCAGCCGGACCTCGGGCACACTG GTGGCAGGAGGCCTTTTTGCCTGGGAAAACCCAGAGGATGGAGCAATTCGAGCCCTGTGCCTGGACATCGTGGGCTCACTGGACGTCACTCTGAGAGGGATGACCAAA ctcctgtggccGAGGCTGCTGCAGTACGTGGTGCCAGCCCAGTACAGCGGCATGCTGATCCCGCTCTCCCGCTGCCTCCGAGCCCTGGTTGAGAGACGGGAGAGAGCGGggtgcgaggaggaggaggaggagccggaTGCCATGGACTCCCAGGAGCAAGGTAGGAGCCCCAgcgagtgctgctgctgggtttggccAGGGGTCAGGCCAGCCCGCGTCTCCCTGCGCCCCACCAGCCCTGAGCAGGagcccaggaaaagcaaagggcagagacaggctctgctgctgggcacgaggggctctgccctgcgtgGCCCCTTGCCCGGCGCAGAGGCCTGGCTCTCCTGCTCGCAGCGCTCTCCTGGTGAGCCGGGGCTCGCTCCTGGCCGTGCTGGAGCTGCCTTCATCtcctgctgggcagccctggggagccccccAGCCAGCGCTATTGCAGCGCAGCTGCTCTCAGCCCTCAGCCCTGTGTGGGGCTATCGGAGGCGTGAGGCTCGTCGGCTCACCCAGCCTTtctgcctccccacagcccgGCTGCCGGCTCCCCAGGCCCTGCTGGCTCGACTGCTGGTGAGTAGCGGGGCCCTGGGGAAAGAGCTTTTCTGGCCAGGGGTGGTGGGAGATCCCGGGGTAGAGATGCTGTTGAGGCCAGCGCCGGGAGCCcccaaggaggag GTGGTGGCGGCAGCTCCTTACCCGAGCCGCGAACGCGCAGTCGCTgccttgcagctgctgcaggccctCCACGGCAGGATCCACAGAGGCTTGGGGGCGGCGTGGGCGACCGAgatccccctcctgctgcagtacCTGGAAG GCAGAACTGAGAGCTCCCTGGCCTCTGCAGAGTGGGAGCGCCGTGTGCTTAAG TTTCTGCGAGCGTCGCTGGAGCCCGTGGAGGACAAGGCCTGGACCGTAGGcctgagccaggagctgagccagcggctgggcagctctgctgccggcTCCTGGGAGGAG cttttcctgtacAAGGCTCTTGGGACGGTGCTGGCAGCTTGTCAGGACCTCAGACACGTCCAAGGGCAGGTGCTGAGGTTCCTCCAGGAGACAAACCCTGTGGAGCTGTCTGAGGCCAAG GGAATGATTTCTGTTGTGTCCCACGCTGCCGAGAGCCACTTCCACCTGGTCTTGGGCACGGTGACTATGTTCTCTGCCGCTTTCACCAGAGACTGGTCCCGCCAGGCTTCCACGGGCTGGGAG GTACAGCGGCGGCAGAAGATGGAGCGAACCCGGACCATTCGTGCTGCTCTCATGCGCACCTACAGCGGCATTGCGCTGCATGCCCCCAAGGAGCAGCTGCTCACCTGTGTGGATAAAGAAATCATGGGCAACATCCTGAGGCTCTCCAGAGATAAAGAGAGG GACTTGCAGCTCAAGCTCGCCCTGGTGCAGAGCATCACCGAGGTCAGTTGTGCCATCCAGGCTGTGGGCGACTGCGGCAGCTTTGAGCTCTCCTTAAAGCAGGAGGCGATGCGGACCCTGCTG GACTGGATAAAGAGGGAGCCCTGGGACTCCCTGGTGTATGGAGTGTTTCAGGCCCTGGAGGAGTTGAG CAAGCTGAGGCCGCCTCTGAGCGGGAAGGAAAATGGCAACCTGCTGGCAGTGTGCTGCCAGAGTGTTTTGTCCCATCCTTCCGAGGAGCagatgaaaaagggaaggaagagtgtGAGGGCAGCTGTGAACATGGAGGTACCCACCGGCCAGTGCCTGCCCACCTCTGGGTCAGGATCCCACCTCAGCACGCCCTGGCAGCCCCCATGA
- the LOC142027635 gene encoding T-cell activation Rho GTPase-activating protein-like: MRTGPPSSSSGPAAPASPLSGECHGQAGDVPKHTRTIELLAVLRQEGPSTEGIFRKAASGTELRELREALDRDADVDLGNQPALLLAAVLKDFLRSIPDKLLVTHLYEDWMAAMERTSKEEKVSELKAVAEKLPAANLFLLKRLLSLLQHIGRNAATSRMSCSNLAICLGPNLLSPPDEDLLPLQAMLEVTEKVNTLALFMIENCGDIVGEEVAGRSCPSAGESPAPTDGATDLPLEEQSGPAGRGDQGHQAEAILHASPSLGVLKGAGGDMVAESKTTEAPPALPPATLESTAEPLLRPQQLGSLSEERR, encoded by the exons atgaGGACAGGACCTCCATCCTCCTCGTCTGGCCCAGCGGCTCCTGCGTCGCCACTTTCGGGTGAGTGCCACGGCCAGGCGGGAGACGTTCCCAAGCACACCCGCACCATC gagctgctggctgtcctgcgccAGGAAGGACCGTCGACGGAGGGGATATTCCGCAAAGCTGCCAGCGGGACGGAACttcgggagctgcgggaggccctggaccGCGACGCCGATGTCGACCTGGGCAACCAGCCTGCACTCCTGCTGGCCGccgtcttgaag gacttcctccgaagcatccccgacaagctgctggtgacccacctctacgaggactggatggcagccatggagaggaccagcaaggaggagaaggtctccgagctgaaagc ggtggccgagaagttgcctgcagccaacctcttcctcctcaagcggctgctgtccctcctccagcacatcggccgcaacgcagccaccagcaggatgagctgcagcaacctggccatctgccttgggccaaacctgctgagcccacccgacgaggacctgctcccgctccaggccatgctggaggtgaccgagaag gtgaacacgCTGGCgctgtttatgattgaaaattgCGGCGACAttgttggggaggaggtggctggccgctcctgtccatcagctgGGGAGTCGCCAGCCCCcacggacggagccacag acctgcctttggaagagcaaagtggccctgcaggcagaggagaccagggccaccaggcagaagccattctgcatgcatccccctctctgggtgtcctcaaaggagctgggggagacatgGTGGCGGAGTCCAAAACGACAGAG gcacctccagctttgcctccagccaccctcgagagcacggcagagcccctgctACGCCCGCAACAACtgggcagcctttcagaggaaagaaggtaa